From a single Miscanthus floridulus cultivar M001 chromosome 8, ASM1932011v1, whole genome shotgun sequence genomic region:
- the LOC136475783 gene encoding probable beta-1,3-galactosyltransferase 2: protein MSWRRGGGGDGGVSRRWAVLLCVGSFCLGLLFTNRMWTLPEASEIARPNANVEEGNVPVAAECGSKKVQEKQDYRDILQVQDSHHDVQTLDKTITSLETELSAARSLQESLLNGSPVAEEFKVSESIGRRKYLMVIGINTAFSSRKRRDSIRYTWMPQGEKRKKLEEEKGIIIRFVIGHSAISGGIVDRAIEAEDRKHGDFMRIDHVEGYLALSGKTKAYFATAVSLWDADFYVKVDDDVHVNIATLGQILSKQALKPRVYIGCMKSGPVLSEKGVRYYEPEHWKFGESGNKYFRHATGQLYAISKDLATYISINKHILHKYINEDVSLGSWFIGLDVEHIDDRRLCCGTPPDCEWKAQAGNICAASFDWRCSGICNSEGRIWEVHNKCAEGEKALWNATF from the exons ATGAGCTGGAGACGAGGCGGAGGAGGCGATGGCGGGGTGTCGAGGAGGTGGGCTGTCCTGCTCTGCGTCGGCAGCTTCTGCCTCGGCCTGCTCTTCACCAACAG AATGTGGACACTGCCTGAGGCAAGTGAGATTGCTAGGCCAAACGCAAATGTAGAGGAAGGCAACGTGCCAGTTGCTGCGGAGTGTGGTTCTAAAAAG GTCCAAGAAAAGCAAGATTACAGAGATATTTTACAAGTTCAAGATAGCCATCATGATGTACA AACACTAGATAAGACGATAACAAGCTTAGAGACAGAGCTCTCAGCTGCAAGATCACTGCAAGAATCCCTGCTGAACGGTTCCCCTGTTGCGGAAGAGTTTAAAGTTTCTGAATCAATTGGGAGGCGAAAGTATCTTATGGTGATAGGGATCAATACCGCATTTAGCAGTCGCAAGAGGAGAGATTCAATACGTTACACCTGGATGCCCCAAG GTGAAAAGAGGAAAAAGCTTGAAGAAGAGAAGGGGATCATAATTCGGTTCGTCATTGGCCACAG TGCTATATCAGGTGGCATTGTTGATAGAGCAATTGAAGCAGAGGACAGGAAACATGGGGACTTCATGAGGATA GATCATGTTGAAGGATACCTTGCATTGTCAGGCAAAACCAAGGCCTACTTTGCTACAGCTGTTTCACTATGGGATGCTGACTTTTATgttaaggttgatgatgatgtgcATGTGAACATAG CAACACTTGGACAGATTTTGTCAAAACAGGCATTGAAGCCGAGAGTATATATTGGATGCATGAAATCCGGACCTGTCCTATCTGAAAA GGGCGTGAGATATTATGAACCTGAGCACTGGAAATTTGGGGAATCAGGAAACAAGTATTTCCGGCATGCTACTGGTCAATTATATGCTATTTCGAAAGATTTGGCAACCTATATATCTATAAACAA GCATATCCTGCACAAGTATATAAACGAGGACGTTTCATTAGGATCTTGGTTCATCGGGTTAGATGTTGAGCATATTGATGATAGGAGACTTTGTTGTGGTACTCCCCCTG ACTGCGAATGGAAAGCTCAGGCAGGGAACATCTGTGCCGCGTCATTTGACTGGAGATGCAGCGGCATATGCAACTCCGAGGGGAGGATCTGGGAAGTCCACAACAAGTGCGCCGAAGGCGAGAAGGCGCTGTGGAACGCCACTTTCTAG
- the LOC136471160 gene encoding uncharacterized protein codes for MDRRLRALPRASERHQQQQHQRFLRPGALARLRDSRIVARSVRSSACLLLPRSAPPSPARPVLAADEQPAAPRFLGTTSGSGRYPLRRRVAAARGVSFLPPPSP; via the coding sequence ATGGACCGCCGCCTCCGAGCCTTACCGCGCGCCTCCGAgcgccaccagcagcagcagcaccagcggtTCCTCCGCCCCGGCGCGCTCGCGCGGCTCCGGGACTCGAGGATCGTGGCCCGGTCCGTCCGGTCGTCGGCGTGCCTCCTGCTCCCGCGGTCCGCCCCTCCGTCCCCCGCGCGGCCAGTCCTCGCCGCGGACGAGCAGCCCGCCGCGCCGCGTTTCCTGGGGACGACGAGCGGCTCGGGGCGGTACCCGCTCCGCAGGAGGGTCGCCGCCGCCAGGGGCGTGTCGTTCTTGCCTCCGCCGTCGCCGTAG
- the LOC136468592 gene encoding agamous-like MADS-box protein AGL28, producing the protein MQVTAASASMASEAEMVVEAGGGGERKRKKTLGRRKIDIKPIKRMEVRHVCFSKRREGLNKKASELCALTGAKVAVIVYSPAGKPYSFGHPSVSAVVERYLDLDPVSSAAANDAFEAPPPTMMYEFDGERDRLCESVAAEARRKDALDAAAREAGVWTDDVVRQTEMAELVAMLAALERVKDDADHAMRQHQCAAAAAAAAAGGCDACYYDLGDGTSFAVDDYGGASSSSHHQQAAVDALTMALLMGGNVVGHAATHAPMLLPPPDLPPAAAPVPLAFNYGSDHSHVTGYEGYAYDLGDGGGHGSTYETEAGCYFGPTATCNFSG; encoded by the coding sequence ATGCAGGTgacggcggcgtcggcgtcgatggcttcggaggcggagatggtcgtcgaggccggcggcggcggggagcgcaagaggaagaagacGCTGGGGCGCCGAAAGATCGACATCAAGCCCATCAAGCGCATGGAGGTGAGGCACGTGTGCTTCTCCAAGCGCCGCGAGGGCCTCAACAAGAAGGCCAGCGAGCTCTGCGCGCTGACCGGCGCCAAGGTCGCGGTCATCGTGTACTCCCCGGCCGGGAAGCCCTACTCGTTCGGCCACCCCTCCGTGAGCGCCGTCGTCGAGCGGTACCTCGACCTCGACCCcgtctcctccgccgccgccaacgACGCGTTcgaggcgccgccgccgacgatgATGTACGAGTTCGACGGCGAGCGCGACCGCCTGTGCGAGTCCGTCGCGGCGGAGGCGCGGCGGAAGGACGCGCTAGACGCGGCGGCGCGCGAGGCCGGGGTGTGGACCGACGACGTCGTGCGCCAAACCGAGATGGCCGAACTCGTCGCCATGCTCGCCGCGCTCGAGCGGGTTAAGGACGACGCCGACCATGCGATGAGGCAGCATCagtgcgccgcggcggcggcggcggcggcggctggcggcTGCGACGCCTGCTACTACGACCTCGGCGACGGCACGTCGTTCGCGGTTGATGATTATGGtggcgccagcagcagcagccatcatcagcAGGCGGCCGTGGACGCGCTGACGATGGCTCTTCTGATGGGCGGCAACGTCGTCGGCCATGCCGCCACCCACGCTCCGATGCTGCTGCCTCCTCCTGATctcccgccggcggcggcgccggtgccACTGGCTTTCAACTACGGCTCTGACCACAGCCATGTCACAGGCTATGAAGGCTATGCCTACGACCTTGGagatggcggcggccatggctccACTTATGAAACGGAAGCAGGGTGTTACTTCGGGCCAACGGCGACGTGCAACTTCTCTGGGTAG
- the LOC136471161 gene encoding uncharacterized protein: MDRRLRALPRASERHQQQQHQRFLRPGALARLRDSRIVARSVRSSACLLLPRSAPPSPARPVLAADEQPAAPRFLGTTSGSGRYPLRRRVAAARGVSFLPPPLP; the protein is encoded by the coding sequence ATGGACCGCCGCCTCCGAGCCTTACCGCGCGCCTCCGAgcgccaccagcagcagcagcaccagcggtTCCTCCGCCCCGGCGCGCTCGCGCGGCTCCGGGACTCGAGGATCGTGGCCCGGTCCGTCCGGTCGTCGGCGTGCCTCCTGCTCCCGCGGTCCGCCCCTCCGTCCCCCGCGCGGCCAGTCCTCGCCGCGGACGAGCAGCCCGCCGCGCCGCGTTTCCTGGGGACGACGAGCGGCTCGGGGCGGTACCCGCTCCGCAGGAGGGTCGCCGCCGCCAGGGGCGTGTCGTTCTTGCCTCCGCCGTTGCCGTAG